In Saccharomonospora marina XMU15, one genomic interval encodes:
- a CDS encoding nSTAND1 domain-containing NTPase has translation MAIELLGGRYRLVDVLGRGGMGQVYRALDTRLDRTVALKLLTDTADERHGDRLRREAELLSRLADRHIVEVLDAGEADGRLYVAMRLVEGPDLRRVLGHGPLEPRRAVRILSQVAAALDAAHRAGIVHRDVKPSNILLAEHEDQGDGRHDSEDEHEGEAEPGEQAYLTDFGIAVSLAPQATRLTRTGSYVGSLDYIAPEQLRGQDVTGAADVYSLACVLYECLTGKVPFPAADAAAKLAAQLNDPPAAPSVFDPRIPPSLDLVVATGMDKDPRRRYASAGELLAAADSALADREPAAPPSATAPGTAVAPGDGGDEVLLRAIVSAAQRRHSRPTNGPGADGEPCPYPGLRSFDTGDAAWFHGRAAEVTELLVRLSRQLAANEPVVVLGASGTGKSSLLRAGLFPALDEAGCDWPRLALTPGERPVETLATRLAAVTGEDPAALAESIRREPAAFGGHCTPGRGRRLLIVVDQFEQLFTDGASATDRAAFAEALACASPAAVIVAVRADYLPDCIALERLRAGLDNPVVVGPLGPEGLREVITVPAAEAGLSIEDGLVERLVADIGAGDGGVAERGALPRLAHALRETWNNREGDTLTLAGYQATGGVTRAVAVSADQLYQRLDAARAAAFRSTLLRLVKVLPDGAMARRRADRGELDPDAVAELVEARLATADEEGVRLAHDALLTAWPRLRDWVQADRQHLLSRQRLQEAAAAWLEGGRDRGDLYRGARLAEALEWAQADGELPDGEREFLEAGRREQQRSTRRLRGVVAGLAVLLVAALLATAMAVNARDDAGTQAQLALSRQLAAESLALAEWDPVGARKTALRAWRAAPTAEARGALFSVDNATYPVRYESGLDPVFTTDVSADGDLVAIGGMGRSGAEVVVLDTVSGQRFTLATGLGSDPVQAVRFSPDAGMLAVAVFGEARVGVWDVKQRRRLARLDQGAVAVGPIAWRADGTALAAQTADGEDSRIGAWDPRTGRFRRWLTGAAPDGLLAFDLAFGKDGARLAVGRIDGTVELWNPGSGELVHRDTAHRDAAPDAESTMPATLAFSGELLASASMADNDIRLRDAVTGEPVGAIADRTRHTSDPTQGPGTLAFSGDGAYLLSGTGGRVIAWDPVDRTRLGEYPNGPAQGPVVGQTVIALAASADGSTTVAAQVGGGIVSWPRSGAWFERATGSVLGVAFRPGGTHAAAVDGDGKLYTWDYSTGRATASPLELNSIATAVGYAGDGTRVVGALDGTITVQPPGGEPLTLELGAEFRGHLAISADSALLAAASSRSLADERGSRIRVWELATGRRLAALDDVPGGVSALAFSPDGSRLLAASSEEPAQVTDSVSGAAVALLSWQADDLTTRPTEVAIDSPVLDAAFTPDGRSLVLASLNGHIEVRDADTGRLRRQFGDHPSAVRALAIAPDGTTLATATTDDATVWLWDLAEGGLLARLNSGRGFEVNDLAFSPDGGVLARAGSDSDVAMWRTDTDVVVQRVCRSLAEVGEPTADLGCGGD, from the coding sequence GTGGCCATCGAGCTACTCGGGGGGCGTTACCGGCTGGTCGACGTGCTCGGCCGTGGCGGCATGGGGCAGGTGTACCGCGCGCTGGACACCCGGCTCGACCGCACCGTGGCGTTGAAACTGCTCACCGACACCGCCGACGAGCGCCACGGCGACCGGTTGCGGCGCGAGGCCGAGCTGCTGTCGCGGTTGGCGGATCGGCACATCGTCGAGGTGCTCGACGCGGGCGAGGCCGACGGCAGGCTGTACGTGGCCATGCGGCTGGTGGAAGGTCCGGACCTGCGCCGCGTGCTCGGCCACGGTCCGCTGGAACCCCGGCGGGCGGTGCGGATTCTGTCCCAGGTGGCCGCCGCGCTCGACGCGGCGCACCGGGCCGGGATCGTGCACCGCGACGTGAAGCCGTCGAACATCCTGCTCGCCGAGCACGAGGACCAGGGCGACGGCCGGCACGACAGCGAGGACGAGCACGAGGGCGAGGCGGAGCCGGGGGAGCAGGCCTACCTCACCGACTTCGGTATCGCCGTGTCGCTCGCACCGCAGGCCACGCGGCTCACCAGGACCGGCAGCTACGTGGGGTCACTCGACTACATCGCCCCGGAACAGTTGCGCGGGCAGGACGTCACCGGCGCGGCGGACGTGTACTCGCTGGCGTGCGTGCTGTACGAGTGCCTCACCGGCAAGGTGCCCTTCCCCGCCGCCGACGCGGCCGCGAAGCTGGCCGCGCAGCTGAACGACCCGCCCGCCGCGCCGTCGGTGTTCGACCCACGAATCCCGCCCTCGCTGGATTTGGTCGTGGCCACCGGTATGGACAAGGACCCCCGCCGCCGCTACGCGAGCGCGGGCGAACTGCTGGCGGCCGCCGACTCCGCGCTCGCCGACCGGGAACCTGCGGCGCCGCCTTCGGCCACCGCGCCCGGCACGGCCGTGGCACCGGGCGATGGCGGCGACGAAGTGTTGCTGCGCGCCATAGTGTCGGCGGCGCAGCGCCGACACTCGCGCCCCACGAACGGCCCCGGCGCGGACGGCGAACCGTGCCCCTACCCGGGCCTGAGAAGCTTCGACACCGGCGATGCCGCGTGGTTCCACGGGCGGGCCGCGGAGGTGACAGAGCTGCTGGTGCGGCTTTCCCGGCAGCTGGCAGCGAACGAACCGGTCGTCGTGCTCGGTGCCTCGGGGACGGGCAAGTCCTCGCTGCTTCGCGCAGGGCTGTTCCCCGCACTCGACGAGGCAGGCTGCGACTGGCCGAGGCTGGCGCTGACGCCGGGCGAGCGGCCGGTGGAGACACTGGCCACCCGGCTGGCCGCCGTGACCGGCGAGGACCCGGCCGCGCTGGCGGAGAGCATCCGGCGGGAGCCGGCCGCCTTCGGTGGGCACTGCACACCGGGCCGTGGTCGGCGGCTGCTGATCGTGGTCGACCAGTTCGAGCAGCTGTTCACCGACGGCGCGAGCGCCACCGATCGCGCCGCGTTCGCCGAGGCGCTGGCCTGCGCCTCGCCCGCCGCCGTGATCGTCGCGGTGCGCGCCGACTACCTGCCCGACTGCATCGCGCTGGAACGGCTGCGAGCCGGGCTGGACAACCCGGTGGTGGTCGGCCCGCTCGGCCCCGAAGGGCTTCGCGAGGTCATCACCGTTCCCGCCGCCGAAGCCGGACTGTCCATCGAGGACGGTCTCGTCGAGCGGCTGGTCGCCGACATCGGCGCGGGGGACGGCGGCGTGGCCGAGCGGGGCGCGCTGCCGAGACTGGCCCACGCGCTGCGGGAGACCTGGAACAACCGTGAAGGCGATACTCTGACGCTGGCGGGCTACCAGGCGACGGGCGGGGTCACCCGAGCCGTCGCGGTGAGCGCAGACCAGCTCTACCAGCGGTTGGACGCCGCACGCGCAGCGGCGTTTCGCTCCACCCTGCTGCGCCTTGTGAAGGTGCTGCCGGACGGTGCCATGGCCCGCCGCCGCGCCGACCGCGGCGAACTGGACCCCGACGCGGTCGCCGAACTGGTCGAAGCCCGGCTGGCCACCGCGGACGAGGAGGGTGTGCGGCTGGCCCACGACGCGCTGCTGACCGCCTGGCCACGGTTGCGGGATTGGGTGCAGGCCGACCGCCAGCACCTGCTGTCGCGGCAGCGGCTGCAGGAGGCGGCCGCCGCCTGGCTGGAGGGCGGACGCGACCGAGGCGACCTCTACCGGGGTGCCCGGCTCGCCGAGGCCCTCGAGTGGGCGCAGGCCGACGGCGAACTCCCCGACGGCGAACGGGAGTTCCTCGAAGCGGGCAGGCGCGAGCAGCAGCGCAGCACGCGGCGGCTGCGTGGGGTCGTGGCGGGCCTTGCCGTGCTGCTCGTCGCGGCACTTCTGGCCACGGCAATGGCGGTCAACGCCCGCGACGACGCGGGCACGCAGGCGCAGCTGGCGCTGTCCCGGCAGCTCGCGGCGGAGTCGCTGGCGCTGGCGGAATGGGACCCGGTGGGCGCCCGAAAGACCGCGCTGCGGGCGTGGCGCGCGGCGCCGACGGCTGAGGCGCGCGGCGCGCTGTTCTCGGTCGACAACGCCACCTACCCGGTGCGGTACGAGTCCGGGCTCGATCCGGTGTTCACCACCGACGTCAGCGCCGATGGTGATCTGGTAGCGATCGGTGGAATGGGACGCTCCGGTGCCGAGGTCGTGGTGTTGGACACCGTCTCGGGGCAGCGGTTCACACTCGCGACAGGTCTCGGTTCGGATCCGGTGCAGGCGGTTCGGTTCTCCCCGGACGCGGGCATGCTCGCCGTCGCCGTTTTCGGCGAAGCCAGGGTCGGGGTGTGGGACGTCAAGCAGCGTCGGCGGCTCGCCAGGCTCGACCAGGGTGCGGTGGCCGTCGGGCCGATCGCGTGGCGAGCCGACGGCACGGCGCTGGCCGCGCAGACCGCCGACGGCGAGGACAGCCGCATCGGCGCGTGGGATCCACGCACCGGGCGGTTCCGGCGCTGGCTGACCGGCGCCGCCCCGGACGGCCTGCTCGCCTTCGACCTGGCCTTCGGCAAGGACGGCGCACGGCTGGCCGTCGGCCGCATCGACGGCACCGTGGAGCTGTGGAACCCCGGCAGCGGCGAGTTGGTGCACCGCGACACCGCCCACCGCGACGCCGCGCCGGACGCTGAATCGACCATGCCCGCGACACTGGCGTTCTCCGGGGAGCTGCTGGCGTCGGCGAGCATGGCGGACAACGACATCCGGCTTCGCGACGCCGTCACCGGCGAGCCCGTGGGCGCGATCGCCGACCGCACCAGACACACCAGCGACCCCACGCAGGGACCGGGAACCCTCGCCTTCTCCGGCGACGGTGCCTACCTGCTGAGCGGCACCGGCGGCAGAGTCATCGCGTGGGACCCTGTCGACCGCACGCGGCTCGGCGAGTACCCCAACGGCCCCGCGCAGGGGCCGGTGGTGGGGCAGACCGTGATCGCGCTCGCCGCATCCGCCGACGGCAGCACCACCGTGGCGGCCCAGGTCGGTGGTGGCATCGTCAGCTGGCCCCGCAGCGGCGCGTGGTTCGAGCGGGCCACCGGTTCGGTGCTGGGTGTGGCTTTCCGGCCGGGCGGCACCCACGCTGCTGCCGTCGACGGCGACGGCAAGCTGTACACCTGGGACTACTCCACCGGCAGGGCAACCGCCTCGCCACTGGAACTGAACTCGATCGCCACCGCGGTCGGCTACGCCGGGGACGGCACCAGGGTGGTCGGCGCACTCGACGGCACCATCACGGTGCAACCACCGGGAGGAGAACCGCTGACACTGGAGCTCGGCGCCGAGTTCCGCGGCCATCTCGCGATCTCCGCCGACTCCGCGTTGCTCGCCGCGGCGAGCAGCCGCTCGCTCGCCGATGAGCGGGGTTCGCGCATCCGGGTGTGGGAGTTGGCTACCGGGCGGCGGCTGGCCGCGCTGGACGACGTGCCCGGCGGCGTGTCGGCGTTGGCGTTCAGTCCGGACGGCTCGCGGCTGCTCGCCGCGAGCAGCGAGGAGCCCGCGCAGGTCACCGACAGTGTGAGCGGTGCCGCCGTTGCGTTGTTGAGCTGGCAGGCCGACGACCTCACCACCCGACCCACCGAGGTGGCCATCGACAGCCCGGTGCTCGACGCGGCCTTCACCCCGGACGGCCGGAGCCTGGTGCTCGCGTCGTTGAACGGACACATCGAGGTCCGCGACGCGGACACCGGGCGGTTGCGGCGTCAGTTCGGTGACCATCCCTCCGCGGTGCGGGCGCTGGCGATCGCTCCTGACGGCACCACGCTCGCGACCGCCACCACCGACGACGCGACCGTGTGGCTGTGGGACCTCGCCGAAGGCGGCCTGCTGGCGAGGCTGAACTCCGGACGCGGTTTCGAGGTCAACGACCTCGCGTTCTCCCCGGACGGCGGCGTGCTCGCCAGGGCGGGCAGCGACAGCGACGTGGCGATGTGGCGTACCGACACCGACGTGGTCGTGCAGCGTGTCTGCCGAAGCCTCGCCGAGGTGGGAGAGCCCACCGCGGACCTCGGCTGCGGCGGCGACTGA
- a CDS encoding lysophospholipid acyltransferase family protein: MDHVWMPVSPCGPGCLTRDEPVVGLPRRVVRFARAAAVLCVALLLAPCLAALPAAGRRRAVRLVFRGLLAAFEVRLVVHGELDSPGRGALVVNNHISWLDIVAVNAVRPMRALAKREIARWPVLGRLVSRSGSIYLDRGRLSTLPATVARVAAALREGSLVNVTPEGTTWCGSASGRFRPALFQAAIDGGVGVVPVALRYRSGDGRQTTWPAFVGTESLIESLRRVARLRGLVLELFVCPEIAPGRAADRAELARLAQAAVHAALGTTQLVRPARGRVVRPVRPVGSLPATV; this comes from the coding sequence ATGGACCACGTCTGGATGCCCGTGTCGCCGTGCGGGCCTGGATGCCTGACCCGTGACGAGCCGGTGGTCGGCCTGCCCCGCCGAGTGGTGCGGTTCGCCCGAGCCGCCGCGGTGCTGTGCGTGGCGTTGCTGCTGGCCCCCTGCCTGGCCGCGCTTCCCGCGGCAGGTAGGCGGCGCGCGGTGCGGCTGGTCTTTCGTGGCCTGCTCGCCGCGTTCGAGGTGCGCCTCGTCGTGCACGGCGAGTTGGACTCACCGGGTCGCGGAGCGCTGGTGGTGAACAACCACATCTCCTGGCTCGACATCGTCGCCGTCAACGCGGTCCGTCCCATGCGGGCACTCGCCAAGCGCGAGATCGCCCGCTGGCCGGTGCTGGGCCGGCTGGTTTCCCGCTCGGGCAGCATCTACCTGGATCGGGGCAGGCTTTCCACCCTGCCCGCCACGGTGGCGCGGGTCGCCGCCGCGCTGCGGGAGGGCTCGCTGGTCAACGTCACCCCGGAAGGCACGACCTGGTGCGGGTCCGCGTCGGGGCGGTTTCGGCCCGCGCTGTTCCAGGCCGCCATCGACGGCGGGGTCGGCGTTGTCCCCGTGGCGCTGCGCTACCGCAGCGGCGACGGAAGGCAGACCACCTGGCCCGCCTTCGTGGGCACCGAGTCGCTGATCGAGTCGCTGCGCAGGGTCGCGAGGTTGCGCGGGCTGGTACTGGAGTTGTTCGTGTGCCCCGAGATCGCGCCCGGCCGTGCCGCCGACCGGGCGGAACTGGCGCGGCTGGCGCAGGCCGCCGTGCACGCGGCACTGGGAACGACGCAACTGGTGCGTCCCGCTCGCGGCCGGGTGGTACGACCGGTACGACCGGTAGGATCACTGCCCGCCACGGTGTGA
- a CDS encoding GNAT family N-acetyltransferase, translating to MTRSQLLASTDRTGAGNARYSLLVAHDNDDVLAAQRLRHQVFAGELGARLHTTRPGVDADYFDDFCDHLVVRDDNTGEIVGTYRMLPPRRAAEAGQLYADLEFELSRIDHLRPGLVETGRSCVHADHRSGAVVGLVWAGIARYMLLSGHRYLAGCASVPLADGGIGAAQVWDLVSHRHYAPAEHRVTPLRPWNVDTVGPRPRGALPPLLRGYVRLGAKVCGPPAYDRDFGVADFFVLLDLQQVDERYLKFFLGAQV from the coding sequence ATGACACGGTCACAGCTTCTCGCCAGCACTGACCGGACGGGCGCGGGCAACGCGCGGTACTCGCTGCTCGTCGCCCACGACAACGACGACGTGCTGGCCGCGCAGCGGCTACGCCACCAGGTCTTCGCGGGGGAACTGGGCGCGCGGCTGCACACCACGCGGCCCGGGGTGGACGCCGACTACTTCGACGACTTCTGCGACCACCTCGTGGTTCGCGACGACAACACCGGTGAGATCGTCGGCACCTACCGGATGCTGCCGCCGCGGCGGGCGGCCGAGGCGGGGCAGTTGTACGCCGACCTCGAATTCGAGCTGAGCAGGATCGACCACCTGCGGCCGGGGCTTGTGGAGACCGGCCGTTCCTGCGTGCACGCCGACCACCGCAGCGGCGCCGTCGTCGGCCTGGTGTGGGCGGGCATCGCCAGGTACATGTTGCTTTCCGGGCACCGCTACCTGGCAGGCTGTGCCTCGGTGCCGCTCGCCGACGGCGGGATCGGCGCGGCGCAGGTGTGGGATCTGGTGTCGCACCGGCACTACGCGCCTGCCGAACACCGGGTGACACCGCTGCGACCCTGGAACGTCGACACGGTCGGGCCTCGCCCTCGCGGCGCGCTGCCGCCACTGCTGCGTGGTTACGTGCGGCTGGGTGCGAAGGTGTGCGGGCCGCCCGCGTACGACCGGGACTTCGGTGTCGCGGACTTCTTCGTCCTGCTCGACCTGCAACAGGTGGACGAGCGGTACCTGAAGTTCTTCCTCGGAGCCCAGGTGTGA
- a CDS encoding electron transfer flavoprotein subunit alpha/FixB family protein translates to MAEVLVLVDHVDGEVKKVTYELLTAARALGEPSAVVVGAPGTAGKARESLASYGAAKVYAAESEDATGYLVTPKVDALAAVADQASPAAVLVPATSEGKEVSGRLAARLGSGWLVDAVGVGADGTVEQSVFGGAFSVKAKAAKGVAVISVRPGAVEAEQAEGAGAEESVSLPAADPAKAARITGVEPVVGGDRPELTEASIVVSGGRGVGSAEKFEVVEKLADALGAAVGASRAAVDSGYYPAQFQVGQTGKTVSPQLYVALGISGAIQHRAGMQTSKTIVAVNKDPEAPIFEIADFGVVGDLFNVAPQLTEEVAKRKG, encoded by the coding sequence ATGGCCGAAGTTCTCGTCCTCGTCGATCACGTCGACGGTGAGGTCAAGAAGGTCACCTACGAGCTGCTGACGGCGGCGCGGGCGCTCGGTGAGCCCTCCGCGGTCGTGGTCGGCGCTCCCGGCACCGCAGGCAAGGCGAGGGAGTCGCTGGCGTCCTACGGCGCGGCGAAGGTCTACGCCGCTGAGTCCGAGGACGCCACCGGCTACCTGGTGACGCCGAAGGTCGACGCGCTGGCGGCGGTGGCCGACCAGGCATCGCCCGCGGCGGTGCTGGTACCCGCCACGTCCGAGGGCAAGGAGGTCTCCGGGAGGCTCGCCGCCCGCCTGGGCTCCGGCTGGCTGGTCGACGCCGTCGGCGTCGGCGCGGACGGCACCGTGGAGCAGTCCGTCTTCGGTGGTGCGTTCTCGGTGAAGGCCAAGGCCGCCAAGGGCGTTGCGGTGATCTCGGTGCGCCCCGGTGCGGTGGAGGCCGAGCAGGCCGAGGGGGCAGGCGCCGAGGAGTCGGTTTCGCTGCCCGCCGCGGACCCGGCCAAGGCCGCCCGGATCACCGGGGTGGAGCCGGTGGTCGGTGGCGACCGACCCGAACTCACCGAGGCGTCGATCGTGGTCTCCGGTGGCCGCGGTGTCGGCTCGGCGGAGAAGTTCGAGGTCGTGGAGAAGCTGGCGGACGCGCTCGGCGCCGCGGTGGGCGCTTCCCGTGCCGCCGTCGACTCCGGGTACTACCCCGCGCAGTTCCAGGTGGGCCAGACCGGTAAGACGGTCTCGCCGCAGCTGTACGTCGCGCTCGGCATCTCCGGTGCCATCCAGCACCGGGCGGGCATGCAGACGTCGAAGACGATCGTCGCGGTGAACAAGGACCCCGAGGCGCCGATCTTCGAGATCGCCGACTTCGGCGTGGTGGGCGACTTGTTCAACGTCGCCCCGCAGCTCACCGAAGAGGTCGCCAAGCGCAAGGGCTGA
- a CDS encoding electron transfer flavoprotein subunit beta/FixA family protein — protein MTNIVVLVKQVPDTYSERKLSETDHTLDRESADAVIDEINERAVEEALKIKEAGEGEVTVLCVGPERATDAIRKALSMGADKAVHVCDEALHGSDMLATAKVIAAAVRQIEGVDLVIAGNEASDGRGGAVPAVLAELLGLPQLTHARQLTVDGGSVKVDRETEDGITHLEASLPAVVSVTEKINEPRYPSFKGIMAAKKKPVQTLTVADLGVDASEVGLANAWSTVLEASPKPPRTAGQRVEDEGDGGSKVAEYLVGQKII, from the coding sequence ATGACCAACATCGTTGTCCTGGTCAAGCAGGTGCCTGACACCTACTCGGAGCGAAAGCTGTCCGAGACCGACCACACCCTTGACCGCGAGTCCGCCGACGCGGTGATCGACGAGATCAACGAGCGCGCCGTCGAGGAAGCGCTCAAGATCAAGGAAGCGGGCGAGGGCGAGGTGACCGTCCTGTGCGTCGGTCCCGAGCGCGCTACCGACGCGATCCGCAAGGCACTGTCGATGGGAGCCGACAAGGCCGTCCACGTCTGCGACGAGGCGCTGCACGGCTCCGACATGCTGGCCACGGCCAAGGTGATCGCCGCGGCCGTCCGTCAGATCGAAGGCGTGGACCTGGTGATCGCGGGCAACGAGGCGTCCGACGGTCGCGGCGGCGCCGTTCCCGCGGTGCTCGCCGAGCTGCTCGGCCTGCCGCAGCTCACCCACGCGCGCCAGCTCACCGTGGACGGCGGCTCGGTGAAGGTCGACCGCGAGACCGAGGACGGCATCACGCACCTCGAGGCGAGCCTGCCCGCCGTGGTCAGCGTGACCGAGAAGATCAACGAGCCGAGGTACCCCTCCTTCAAGGGCATCATGGCCGCGAAGAAGAAGCCGGTCCAGACCCTGACCGTGGCCGACCTCGGCGTCGACGCGAGCGAGGTGGGCCTGGCCAACGCGTGGTCCACCGTCCTGGAGGCCTCGCCGAAGCCGCCGCGCACCGCGGGCCAGCGCGTGGAGGACGAGGGCGACGGCGGCAGCAAGGTCGCCGAGTACCTGGTCGGCCAGAAGATCATCTGA
- a CDS encoding DegV family protein, with the protein MPVAVITDSTACIPEQLAAQWGISVVQVQIVADGRVDDENRFDRADLIEMLRAGHPVSTRPPDPGAFFWTYQDAVSAGAAAIVSLHISGRMSQTVAAAREAAQQVRVPVYVIDSGTTSMSLGFSALSAARAAAAGGSPQRVIEAADRRYRGASELLYVDTLEYLRRGGRIGAASAMLGTALSIKPLLTVREGQVAPLARVAGGKRALSKLTDLAVRRAGNAGVDIAVACATPTDRELSVVGQLRNSIPNLNDIVVVRASTVIAAHVGPGALGITVAPTL; encoded by the coding sequence GTGCCGGTAGCAGTGATCACCGATTCGACCGCCTGTATCCCCGAGCAACTGGCCGCGCAGTGGGGCATCTCGGTAGTGCAGGTCCAGATCGTCGCCGACGGCCGCGTCGACGACGAGAACCGGTTCGACCGGGCGGACCTGATCGAGATGCTGCGCGCGGGGCACCCGGTCAGTACCAGACCCCCGGACCCCGGCGCCTTCTTCTGGACCTATCAGGACGCGGTCAGCGCGGGAGCCGCCGCGATCGTCAGCCTGCACATCTCCGGCCGGATGTCGCAGACCGTGGCGGCGGCCAGGGAGGCCGCGCAGCAGGTCCGCGTGCCCGTCTACGTGATCGACAGTGGCACCACAAGCATGAGCCTGGGCTTCTCCGCGCTGTCCGCCGCGCGGGCGGCGGCCGCGGGCGGGTCGCCACAGCGGGTCATCGAGGCGGCCGACCGGCGCTACCGCGGCGCCAGCGAACTGCTCTACGTCGACACCCTCGAGTACCTGCGCAGGGGCGGCCGGATCGGCGCCGCCTCCGCCATGCTGGGCACGGCACTGTCGATCAAGCCGTTGCTGACCGTGCGGGAGGGCCAGGTGGCGCCACTGGCCAGGGTCGCGGGCGGAAAGCGCGCCCTTTCCAAGCTCACCGACCTCGCCGTACGCCGGGCGGGAAACGCCGGTGTCGACATCGCCGTGGCCTGCGCCACGCCCACCGACCGCGAGCTGAGTGTGGTCGGTCAGCTACGCAACAGCATTCCCAACCTCAACGACATCGTCGTGGTGCGGGCGAGCACCGTGATCGCCGCACACGTCGGCCCCGGTGCACTCGGGATCACCGTAGCGCCCACACTGTAA
- a CDS encoding class I SAM-dependent methyltransferase — translation MSTAATNRAQTLHLTGERTVPGVVEENYWFARHEAAYLALLPHCAGETVLEAGCGEGYGAALIAGTGSRVLALDYDQPTMKHVARNYPRLGAVRGNLAFLPVGTAAVGVVANLQVIEHLWDQQGFLAECNRVLRPGGKLLVTTPNRLTFTPDSPTPLNPYHTRELSPSELAELLTEAGFAVASLHGLRHGARLRELDAKHGGSIIDAQLDVVLGSLPGQASWPEELLADVASVGAADFAIDGEDLDSSLDLIAVAVRP, via the coding sequence GTGTCGACTGCTGCCACGAACCGGGCGCAGACCCTGCACCTGACGGGCGAGCGCACGGTGCCTGGTGTCGTGGAGGAGAACTACTGGTTCGCCAGGCACGAGGCCGCGTACCTGGCGCTGCTGCCCCATTGCGCGGGCGAGACCGTGCTGGAGGCGGGCTGCGGGGAGGGCTACGGCGCGGCACTGATCGCGGGCACCGGTTCGCGGGTGCTCGCGCTGGACTACGACCAGCCGACCATGAAGCACGTGGCGCGCAACTACCCGCGGCTGGGCGCCGTGCGGGGCAACCTCGCGTTCCTGCCCGTCGGCACCGCCGCCGTCGGCGTCGTGGCCAACCTGCAGGTGATCGAACACCTGTGGGACCAGCAAGGCTTTCTCGCCGAGTGCAACCGGGTGCTGCGGCCCGGCGGGAAGCTGCTGGTCACCACCCCCAACCGGCTCACCTTCACACCGGACTCGCCGACTCCGCTGAACCCCTACCACACCAGGGAGTTGTCCCCGTCCGAGCTGGCCGAACTGCTCACCGAGGCAGGGTTCGCCGTGGCATCGCTGCACGGCCTTCGCCACGGCGCCCGCCTTCGTGAGCTGGACGCGAAACACGGCGGGTCGATCATCGACGCACAACTCGACGTCGTACTGGGGTCACTGCCGGGCCAGGCGAGCTGGCCCGAGGAACTGCTCGCGGACGTGGCGTCGGTCGGTGCGGCGGATTTCGCCATCGACGGCGAGGACCTCGACTCCAGCCTCGACCTGATCGCGGTGGCGGTGCGGCCGTGA